The genomic DNA GGCTGCAGGCCGGCGTGGACCGGCTGGCGGCCGAACGACGATTCCCGGTGCTCGGATGAGGCTGCAGCGCAGCGTCATCGCCGACGTCGACCAGAACGCGGTGTGGAAGCACGTCAGCGACCCGAACTGCTACCCCGAGTTCATGGCCAGCCTCGAACGCTGGGAGACGGTCACCGAGGGACCCGTCGGCGTGGGCTCGCGCTACACCGTGCACTGGAAGGTCGGCTCCGTGCCGATCGGCGGGGTCATCGAGATCGTCGAGTTCGACGAGGCCCGCGACCTCGCCTGGATCGGCATCACGGGCGTCACGATGCGGGGCCGATTCCGGCTGCGGGACCACGGTGACGGCCGCACCAAGATCACCTTTCGGCTGGCCTACGAAGCGCCGGGCGGTGTCCTGGGCCTCGTGGCCGACTGGGTCGCCGCGCGCCAGGTCGGCCGGATCATGAACGAGACGGCGAAGCGGCTCAAGGCGCTCGTCGAGTCCTGACCGCCGGACCGTTTGAGCGCGTGCGTAGCGGCTATCTTGCCGAACGTCCGACTGGCTCCCGGCACGCGGCGTTGCGCACCGGCTCACGCATCCGAGGTGCACGATGACCAACACCGACCCGCCCCGGAGCGAAGGCGCTTCGCTCGTGCCAGGGACGGTCGTCGCCAGGCGCTACCGACTCGTCACCATGCGCGGATCGGCGCCGCGTCTCCAGTTCTGGGAGGCCATCGACGTCCCCAGTGGCCACCACGTGGCGCTGACGCTCGTCGACACCGCTGGGGTCATGCCCGTCGAGCAGGTCAACGAAGTCCTGTCGCGGACCTCGCGGCTGCGTGGCATGCACGTCGTGGGCATCGCGCGCGTGCTGGACGTCGTGCACACCGGCGCCTTCGGCGTCGTCGCATGTGAGTGGGTGCACGGCGGGTCGCTCCGCGAGGTGGTCGGCACCTCGCCCTCGCCGTTGGCGGCTGCGGCGGCGATGGAGTCGCTGATCGTCGCGGCCGATAGCGGGCACCGGGCCGGCCTGGTGCTGGGCATCGACCACCCCGACCGGATCCGCATCAGCACCGACGGCCATGCCGTCCTGGCCTTCCCCGCCACCATGCCCGACGCCACGCGCGACGAGGATCTGCGCGGCATCGGCGGCGTCCTGTATGCGCTGCTGGTCGATCGCTGGCCTCCGCAGGACCCGATGCCCGACGGGTGGACGGCCGCCGATCTCACCCCGGCGGGCTGGCCGACCGAGCCGGCGGAGATCGACCACGGCATCCCGTTCCTCATCTCGAGTGCGGCTGCAGGTCTCTTGCGGCCCGGCAGCGGAATCGGTTCGGGTGGAGACGTTCTGGGGATGCTTCGCCAGGGTCGAGCCGCCGCCGAACCCCAGTACCCGGGCGACGGCCCCGTCGGCCCGCCGACCATGGAGCCCCGGCCCGGCGGCTACGCGGGCTTCCGCAACGTCGACACCGCAGAGCGGGAGGTGCAGGCGCGTCGGAAGCTCATGACGGCAGTGCTCGTCGGGGCGGCGGTGATGTTCGTGATCGCCGTGGCGTCGCTTGGGGTGAGCATCAACCGCATGCTCGGCGGCCCCGACGACATCGCCATCAACGCCGATCGGCTCGGCCTCGTTCCCACCACACTTGCCGACGCGCCCCCGGTCGCACGCGAGGCCGCAGCAGCCGGAGCGCCCATCACGCCGGCCGCGGCCGCCGTCTTCTCACCCGACGGGTCGCCGGACAACCCGGGGGCGGCGGGCCAGGCCGTCGACGGCGATCCCGCGACCGCGTGG from Mycolicibacterium arabiense includes the following:
- a CDS encoding SRPBCC family protein — its product is MRLQRSVIADVDQNAVWKHVSDPNCYPEFMASLERWETVTEGPVGVGSRYTVHWKVGSVPIGGVIEIVEFDEARDLAWIGITGVTMRGRFRLRDHGDGRTKITFRLAYEAPGGVLGLVADWVAARQVGRIMNETAKRLKALVES
- a CDS encoding protein kinase family protein; its protein translation is MTNTDPPRSEGASLVPGTVVARRYRLVTMRGSAPRLQFWEAIDVPSGHHVALTLVDTAGVMPVEQVNEVLSRTSRLRGMHVVGIARVLDVVHTGAFGVVACEWVHGGSLREVVGTSPSPLAAAAAMESLIVAADSGHRAGLVLGIDHPDRIRISTDGHAVLAFPATMPDATRDEDLRGIGGVLYALLVDRWPPQDPMPDGWTAADLTPAGWPTEPAEIDHGIPFLISSAAAGLLRPGSGIGSGGDVLGMLRQGRAAAEPQYPGDGPVGPPTMEPRPGGYAGFRNVDTAEREVQARRKLMTAVLVGAAVMFVIAVASLGVSINRMLGGPDDIAINADRLGLVPTTLADAPPVAREAAAAGAPITPAAAAVFSPDGSPDNPGAAGQAVDGDPATAWATDRYFDADPFPAFKQGVGLLLEMPRPANLAALTIDVKGSGTVVEIRSADGQPGSVADTKKLVDATTLQPGSNRIPVSTDAQVSTVLVWITKLGSTDGDNVAEISEIKAFTTAPA